Part of the Sulfurimonas sp. genome, AATAACTCTTTGTAAAATTTGCTTTATCGAACTTTATCTTTTGCGCTTTAACCGGCAACGGAGGCATTTGAGCCGCTTGTGCTTGTGCGGCAGGCGCACTTTTCTTATCGTCATTACAACCGACTAAAAATAGTAATATTACTAAAAATGTTAAACTTTTCATCTATAAAAACTCCTTTATATCTTTTCCGCTATAGTAAATCAACTCGGCTTTTTTCATCTCTACATCCAAAAGCGCTCTTTCATAATCTCTCTGTGCATCAAACTTTTCGCTTAATGATTGAAGATAGGCAACATTATCGATAGTTTTATTTTGGTATTTCACTTTGACAAGCTCATAGGTCGCGCTTGCGGCATCAAGAGTAGCCTTGGCTGCGGCAATTTTGAGCTTTGCTATTTCAAGTGATTTTTTTGCAAGCCTATACTCTACATCCGCCTTATGTTTCTCATGTTCAAGCGTAGATTTCTTGCTCAAATACTCCTCAAACTTTGACTCGTAGTTCTTTGCAGTCGTATCAAAATCGAAAATATTCCATGAAAGATTAACCATTGCTATATTTTGCTTATCTATCAAAAAATTACTCTCAAAATTTTTATTATTAAAATAGTAGTCACTGTAACTCAGCGTATCATTAAAAGTAACTTGAGGCATATTTTGACTCTTTTTGCTCTGTGCTTCATAGAGCATTGCTGTTGCACCGTATTCAAGCGCTTTGATATCTGCTCTTGTGGACGGCTCCTGTTCATAAACAAACTTTACATGCGAACCCTCTTCTAAAGAGTCTATCTTTTGCAAAGTATAGTACTCAAGCGCATGAAGAATCTTTTGATTCTCAAGCTCTATTTCATGGAGTTTCACCATCGCATTTTTAACTCTTGAATCAATCTTGTCAAGTTCGTCATGCGTGATAGTCCCTGCTTCATAAAAGAGTTGAAGCCTGTTTAAATCCGCTTTGAGCTGCTCAATCTCCTGAAGTTTTGCTCTCTTGTCCGCGTCAAATGCAAGATAGCCAAAGTAAAGTCTCGCCACATCAAGAGAGAGGCTCTTTTTAGTCGCCTCGACACTCATCTTGCTTGAATCAATATTTGATTTTAGCTGTGAATAAAGGCTCTGCTCTTTTCCTCCGTCATAAAGAGTGTACTTCAAACTCGCTTGAATTTTAAATGTATTTTGCGCAAACGACGGACTCTCTTCATAAGCATTTTGGTATGTCGCACCCACTTCGATGTTCGGTAGATAAGAGTTTTTTGTACTCTCGTAGGCTCTCTCTTTTGAGTTTAAAAGATGTGAAGCGGACTCTACAACTCTATTTTTGTGTGACAACTCTACCAACTCATCCAAAGTGTACGAGTAGAGAAACATCGGTATACAAAGTATCGGTAAAAAAAGTCTCAACTGCTCTCCTTGATTTATTAAAGTTCTACAAGAACTCTAGTTTTTACGCCGAATGAGCAATACCCAAAAGTGAGGGCATTCGAACCCATTTAGCTACACTAGCCGCTATGGCACTAAAGCTTGCCTCTTTCGAGGCAGACAACTTTTTGCAGTTTGCAAAAGTATATTCAATTTTATAAAATATTATCACAATAACTCTTAAATATATCTTTCCAGAAAGATATATTTTTTTGCTATAATTTCTTTATGAAAAAAAATAGAGTACATACCGATCTTATCACCAATTTTTACGACAAAGTCGCTGCAAAAGAGCTTCCTGAAGTTTTTTTAATGACTTTTCCCATAGCAGTTATTCACAAAACAATATTTGCACATGCGGAGAGCTTTCTAAAAGAGAAGTTTGACCTATTAAACTCGGAAGCAGATGTTTTAGCCTCCCTCTATACGCACGGAAAGGTGCTCTCTCCGACTCAGCTTTATGATTTGACAATTTTCTCATCAGGCGGTATGACAAAAGTATTAAAAAGACTTCAAGAGAGAAATCTGATTTGCAGAAAAGAGGATGTAAGCGATAAGAGATGTATGCTTGTCTGTTTGACACAAAGCGGGGAAGAGCTTATTATAAAATCCCTTAATGAAATTTCAAAAGAGTGCAGTAAGTATTTTGAAGCCTTTAGCGATGAAGAGAGAGAACTCTTTAGCACTCTTTTAAAAAAGATTCTCGTCAATATTAACCGGTTTGAGTAAGTGCATCTCTAAAAATCTATGAGGTTCTTTTAGCTAAAAATCTCTGCAAAATAATCATAGCAGCAATCGAGTCGATTCGACCGTCACGGATATATTTTATCTCGCCTCGCATCATACTCTCTGCTTCAATAGATGAGTTACTCTCGT contains:
- a CDS encoding TolC family protein, with translation MRLFLPILCIPMFLYSYTLDELVELSHKNRVVESASHLLNSKERAYESTKNSYLPNIEVGATYQNAYEESPSFAQNTFKIQASLKYTLYDGGKEQSLYSQLKSNIDSSKMSVEATKKSLSLDVARLYFGYLAFDADKRAKLQEIEQLKADLNRLQLFYEAGTITHDELDKIDSRVKNAMVKLHEIELENQKILHALEYYTLQKIDSLEEGSHVKFVYEQEPSTRADIKALEYGATAMLYEAQSKKSQNMPQVTFNDTLSYSDYYFNNKNFESNFLIDKQNIAMVNLSWNIFDFDTTAKNYESKFEEYLSKKSTLEHEKHKADVEYRLAKKSLEIAKLKIAAAKATLDAASATYELVKVKYQNKTIDNVAYLQSLSEKFDAQRDYERALLDVEMKKAELIYYSGKDIKEFL
- a CDS encoding MarR family transcriptional regulator, which gives rise to MKKNRVHTDLITNFYDKVAAKELPEVFLMTFPIAVIHKTIFAHAESFLKEKFDLLNSEADVLASLYTHGKVLSPTQLYDLTIFSSGGMTKVLKRLQERNLICRKEDVSDKRCMLVCLTQSGEELIIKSLNEISKECSKYFEAFSDEERELFSTLLKKILVNINRFE